A window of Kribbella amoyensis contains these coding sequences:
- a CDS encoding enoyl-CoA hydratase/isomerase family protein — protein sequence MGEFVTLTVTDGVGTIRLDRPKMNALNVQVQEEIRAAAHEATDSDEVRAVVIYGGEKVFAAGADIKEMADMSYADMVKRSGPLQSALSAVAAIPKPTVAAITGYALGGGCELALCADYRIAADDAKLGQPEILLGIIPGAGGTQRLSRLVGPSKAKDLIYTGRFVDAGESLRIGLVDQVVPAAEVYPAAVAWASQFSRGAALALRAAKEAIDAGLGVDLHTGLEIERQQFAALFATEDRAIGMKSFVENGPGKAEFKGI from the coding sequence ATGGGCGAGTTCGTCACGCTGACAGTGACCGACGGCGTCGGCACGATCCGGCTCGACCGGCCGAAGATGAACGCGCTGAACGTCCAGGTGCAGGAGGAGATCCGCGCCGCCGCCCACGAGGCGACCGACTCCGACGAGGTGCGCGCGGTGGTGATCTACGGCGGCGAGAAGGTGTTCGCGGCCGGCGCGGACATCAAGGAGATGGCCGACATGTCCTACGCCGACATGGTCAAGCGCTCCGGCCCGCTGCAGTCCGCCCTGTCCGCCGTCGCCGCGATCCCGAAGCCGACGGTCGCCGCGATCACCGGGTACGCCCTGGGTGGTGGCTGTGAGCTCGCGCTCTGCGCCGACTACCGGATCGCCGCCGACGACGCCAAGCTCGGCCAGCCCGAGATCCTGCTCGGCATCATCCCCGGCGCCGGCGGTACGCAGCGGCTGTCCCGGCTGGTCGGCCCGTCGAAGGCCAAGGATCTGATCTACACGGGCCGCTTCGTCGACGCCGGCGAGTCGCTGCGGATCGGCCTGGTCGACCAGGTCGTGCCCGCGGCCGAGGTTTACCCCGCCGCCGTCGCGTGGGCGTCCCAGTTCTCCCGGGGTGCCGCGCTCGCTCTGCGTGCCGCGAAGGAGGCGATCGACGCCGGCCTGGGCGTGGACCTGCACACCGGCCTGGAGATCGAGCGGCAGCAGTTCGCCGCGCTGTTCGCCACCGAGGACCGCGCGATCGGGATGAAGTCCTTCGTCGAGAACGGCCCGGGCAAGGCCGAGTTCAAGGGAATCTGA